The following proteins come from a genomic window of Deinococcus radiopugnans ATCC 19172:
- a CDS encoding integrase core domain-containing protein, which yields MYVVLDVGSRAVLHLEVVRNLSASSAVTALQTGLQLLHSHGVKESIVVMSDGGSDFTSQAFRQACEEVGCWIRAKVSQRGGMGILERVNRNLKYEWIFRQEVRSITELRVQCGQFQHWYNTQRLHSALGYAYPWDKLIASAKSLFAA from the coding sequence GTGTATGTCGTGCTGGATGTAGGAAGCCGCGCCGTGCTGCACCTGGAAGTGGTTCGCAATCTCTCAGCAAGCAGCGCGGTTACCGCGCTGCAGACCGGACTACAGCTGCTCCATAGCCACGGGGTTAAAGAAAGCATTGTGGTGATGTCGGACGGAGGGTCAGATTTCACGTCGCAGGCGTTCCGGCAGGCCTGTGAGGAGGTGGGCTGTTGGATCAGGGCGAAAGTGTCGCAGCGCGGTGGAATGGGGATTCTGGAACGGGTCAACCGAAATCTGAAATACGAATGGATCTTCCGGCAGGAGGTGCGGTCCATCACCGAACTTCGCGTCCAGTGCGGTCAATTCCAGCATTGGTACAACACGCAGAGGTTGCACTCGGCTCTTGGGTATGCCTACCCCTGGGATAAACTGATCGCGTCGGCGAAGTCTCTCTTCGCCGCTTGA
- a CDS encoding IS3 family transposase encodes MSVPQALALYTEVLQDQPHVSLSSFARDVDLPYWKLRDARRHVEQEKARQARQTAHRNQVRDVALANPTYGYRRVQRQLARQHGQAAPGRHEVRRLLQELDLIPAQPKKTRRPSVPILTPLLWPEGRRVQIDATRFSLTDGAA; translated from the coding sequence TTGAGCGTTCCGCAGGCCCTCGCGCTCTACACCGAGGTGCTCCAAGACCAACCTCATGTCAGCCTGTCCAGCTTCGCCCGGGACGTCGACTTGCCGTACTGGAAGCTGCGTGACGCTCGGCGTCACGTGGAGCAGGAAAAAGCGCGTCAAGCGCGACAGACAGCCCATCGTAATCAGGTGCGGGACGTCGCGTTGGCGAATCCGACCTACGGCTATCGGCGCGTTCAGCGTCAACTGGCCAGGCAGCACGGTCAGGCTGCGCCTGGCCGTCATGAGGTTCGACGCTTGCTCCAGGAATTGGACTTGATTCCAGCCCAGCCGAAAAAAACACGGCGTCCGTCTGTGCCCATCCTGACGCCCCTTCTGTGGCCCGAGGGGCGCCGGGTTCAAATTGACGCCACCCGATTCAGTCTCACGGATGGCGCGGCCTGA
- a CDS encoding transposase: MGKQRKTWSSEIKEQIVLAVLRGEQSVAELSRQHGVAESLIHKWRTQFLEAGTARLLGDHIDHGVKALEQENERLKSLLGEKELSLYIAKKARGL; the protein is encoded by the coding sequence ATGGGAAAGCAACGGAAAACGTGGTCATCTGAAATCAAGGAACAGATTGTGCTCGCGGTCCTTCGCGGTGAACAGTCGGTGGCGGAACTCTCCCGTCAGCATGGCGTCGCTGAAAGCCTGATTCATAAGTGGCGCACGCAGTTCCTGGAGGCGGGCACGGCCCGCCTCCTTGGCGATCACATCGATCACGGCGTCAAAGCCCTCGAGCAGGAAAACGAGCGGCTGAAAAGTCTGCTGGGTGAGAAGGAGTTGTCCCTCTATATTGCAAAAAAAGCCCGGGGTCTTTGA